In Coleofasciculus sp. FACHB-1120, a genomic segment contains:
- a CDS encoding rhodanese-related sulfurtransferase, with protein MTQVVVAFYKFVKLPDFAEKQDPLLSHCKTQGIRGTILLAAEGINGTIAGSRDSIDSVLSFLRSDPRLVDLEHKESYADSPPFDRMKVRLKKEIVTLGLPEIDPSDRVGTYVSPQAWNELISDPEVTIIDTRNDYEVTIGTFKRAQNPKTGSFRQFPDYVRNNLDPSKHKKVALFCTGGIRCEKATSFMMAEGFQEVYHLKGGILKYLEEVPPEDSLWQGECFVFDQRVAVREGLEIGTHEMCPRCGHPISEVDKTSPDYHEGICCPYCCDRFTQEK; from the coding sequence ATGACCCAAGTTGTTGTAGCTTTCTATAAATTTGTCAAGTTGCCAGATTTTGCCGAGAAGCAAGACCCCTTATTGTCGCACTGCAAAACACAGGGTATTAGAGGGACAATTTTGCTGGCAGCAGAAGGCATTAACGGGACAATCGCGGGTTCTCGTGACAGCATCGACTCAGTTTTATCATTTTTGCGCTCCGATCCGCGTCTAGTTGACTTGGAGCATAAAGAGTCTTATGCCGATTCTCCGCCGTTTGACCGGATGAAGGTGCGATTGAAGAAAGAAATAGTCACCTTGGGATTGCCAGAAATCGATCCGAGCGATCGCGTCGGTACTTATGTCAGTCCGCAAGCGTGGAATGAACTGATTTCCGATCCAGAGGTGACAATTATTGACACCCGCAACGATTATGAAGTGACGATTGGCACCTTTAAACGAGCGCAAAATCCCAAAACTGGCTCATTCCGGCAGTTTCCTGACTATGTTCGCAATAACCTCGACCCCAGCAAACATAAAAAAGTTGCTTTATTCTGCACTGGCGGCATTCGCTGCGAAAAAGCGACATCATTTATGATGGCTGAAGGGTTCCAAGAGGTCTATCACCTCAAAGGCGGCATTCTCAAGTATTTAGAGGAAGTTCCCCCAGAAGACAGTCTCTGGCAAGGGGAATGCTTTGTCTTCGATCAACGGGTTGCTGTACGCGAGGGTTTGGAGATAGGAACTCATGAAATGTGCCCTCGTTGCGGTCATCCTATCTCCGAAGTGGATAAAACTTCGCCTGATTATCACGAAGGGATATGCTGTCCCTACTGTTGCGATCGCTTCACTCAGGAGAAATAA